From the Oncorhynchus keta strain PuntledgeMale-10-30-2019 chromosome 13, Oket_V2, whole genome shotgun sequence genome, the window tgtctgtctgtctgtctgtctgtctgtctgtctgtctgtctgtctctctctctgtctgtcgctgctcgtctgtctgtctgtctgtctgtctgtctgctctgtctgtctgtctctgtctgtctgtcgtctgtctgtctctctgtctgtctgtctgtcgtctgtctgtctgtctgtctgtctgctcgtctgctctgtctgtctgtctgtctgtctgtctgtcgtctgctctgtctctcgctctctgtctgtcgctcgtctgttgtctgtctgtctgtctgtctgtctctctgtctctctgtctgtctgtctgtctgtctgtctgtctgtctgtctctctgtctgtctgtctgtctgtctgtctgtctgtctgtctgtctgtctgtctgtctgtctgtctgtctgtctgtctgtctgtctctctgtctgtctgtctgtctgtctgtctctgtctgtctgtctgtctgtctgtctgtctgtctgtctgtctgtctgtctgtctgtctgtctgtctgtctgtctgtctgtctgtctgtctgtctgtctctcgctctctgtctgtctgtctcgtctgtctgtctgtctgtctgtctgtctgtctgtcgctgtctgtctgtctgtctgtctgtctgtctgtctgctctgtctgtctgtctgtctgctctgtctgtctgtctgtctgtctgtctgtctgtctcgtctgtctgtctgtctgtctgtctgtctgtctgtctgtctgtctgtcgctgtctgtctgtctgtctgtctgtctgtctgtctgtctgtctctctctgtctgtctgtctgtctgtctgtctgtctgtctgtctgtctgtctgtctgtctgtctgtctgtcgtctgtctctctctgtctgtctgctctgtctgtctgtctgtcctgtctgtctgtctctctgtctgtctgtgctcgtctgtctgtctgtgtgctgtctgtgtgtctgtctgctctgtgtgtctgtctgtctgtgtgtgtctgtgtgtgtctgtgtctgtctgtgtgtgtctgtctgtctgtgtgtctcgctgctctgtctgtgctgtctgtgtgtctgctctgtcgctcgctctctgtctgtctgctcgctctctctctgtctgtctgtcgctcgctctctctctctctgtctgtctgctcgctctctctctgtctgtctgtcgctctgtctgtctgtctgtctgtctgtctgtcgctctctctctgtctgtcgctcgctcgctcgctctctctctctctctctctgtctgtcgctcgctctctctctgtctctctctgtctgtcgctcgctctgtctgtctgtcgctcgctcgctcgctctgtctgtcgctctttgtctctcgctcgctctgtctgtcgctcgctctcgctctgtctgtctcgctcgctctgtctgtctgtcgctcgctcgctctgtctgtctgtctcgctctctctcgctctctgtctgtcgctctctctctgtctgtctgtctgtcgctctctctctgtctgtctctctctctctgtctgtctctcgctctctgtctgtcgctcgctctctctctgtctgtctgtctgtcgctcgctctctgtctgtctgtctgtctgtctgtctgtctgtctgtctgtctgtctgtctgtctgtctgtctctttgtctgtctgtctgtctgtctgtctctcgctctttgtctctctctctctctgtctgtctctctctctctctgtctgtctctctctctctctctctctctgtctgtctctctctgtctgtctgtctgtctgtctgtctgtctgtctgtctgtctgtctgtctgtctgtctgtctgtctgtctgtctgtctgtctgtctgtctgtctgtctgtctgtctgtctgtctgtctgtctgtctgtctgtctgtctgtctgtctgtctgtctgtctgtctgtctgtctgtctgtctgtctgtctgtctcgtctgtctgtctgtctgtctgtctgtctgtctctgtctgtctgtctgtctgtctgtctgtctgtctgtctgtctgtctgtctgtctgtctgtctgtctgtctgtctgtctgtctgtctgtctgtctgtctgtctgtctgtctgtctgtctgtctgtctgtctgtctgtctgtctgtctgtctgtctgtctgtctgtctgtctgtctgtctgtctgtctgtctgtctgtctgtctgtctgtctgtctgtctgtctgtctgtctgtctgtctgtctgtctgtctgtctgtctgtctgtctgtctgtctgtctgtctgtctgtctgtctgtctgtctgtctgtctgtctgtctgtctgtctgtctgtctgtctgtctgtctgtctgtctgtctgtctgtctgtctgtctgtctgtctgtctgtctgtctgtctgtctgtctgtctgtctgtctgtctgtctgtctgtctgtctgtctgtctgtctgtctgtctgtctgtctgtctgtctgtctgctctgtctgtctgtctgtctgtctgtctgtctgtctgtctgtctgtctgtctgtctgtctgtctgtctgtctgtctgtctgtctgtctgtctgtctgtctgtctgtctgtctgtctgtctgtctgtctgtctgtctgtctgtctgtctgtctgtctgtctgtctgtctgtgtctgtctgtctgtctgtctgtctgtctgtctgtctgtctgtctgtctgtctgtctgtctgtctgtctgtctgtctgtctgtctgtctgtctgtctgtctgtctgtctgtctgtctgtctgtctgtctgtctgtctgtctgtctgtctgtctgtctgtctgtctgtctgtctgtctgtctgtctgtctgtctgtgtctgtctgtctgtctgtctgtcgctctgtctgtctgtctgtctgtctgtctgtctgtctgtctgtctgtctgtctgtctgtctgtctgtctgtctgtctgtctgtctgtctgtctgtctgtctgtctgtctgtctgtcgtgtctgtctgtctgtctgtctgtctgtctgtctgtctgtctgtctgtctgtctgtctgtctgtctgtctgtctgtctgtctgtctgtctgtctgtctgtctgtctgtctgtctgtctgtctgtctgtctgtctgtctgtctgtctgtctgtctgtctgtctgtctgtctgtctgtctgtctgtctgtctgtctgtctgtctgtctgtctgtctgtcgctctgtctgtctgtctgtctgtctgtctgtctgtctgtctgtctgtctgtctgtctgtctgtctgtctgtctgtctgtctgtctgtctgtctgtctgtctgtctgtctgtctgtctgtctgtctgtctgtctgtctgtctgtctgtctgtctgtctgtctgtctgtctgtctgtctgtctgtctgtctgtctgtctgtctgtctgtctgtctgtctgtctgtctgtctgtctgtctgtctgtctgtctgtctgtctgtctgtctgtctgtctgtctgtctgtctgtctgtctgtctgtctgtctgtctgtctgtctgtctgtctgtctgtctgtctgtctgtctgtctgtctgtctgtctgtctgtctgtctgtctgtctgtctgtctgtctgtctgtctgtctgtctgtctgtctgtctgtctgtctgtctgtctgtctgtctgtctgtctgtctgtctgtctgtctgtctgtctgtctgtctgtctgtctgtctgtctgtctgtctgtctgtctgtctgtctgtctgtctgtctgtctgtctgtctgtctcgtctgtctgtctgtctgctctgtctgtctgtctgtcgctcgctctgtctgtctgtctgtcgctcgtctgtctgtctgtctgtctgtctgtctgtctgtctgtctgtctgtctctctgtctgtcgtcgctctctctgtctgtcgctcgctctctctgtctgtcgctctgctctctctgtctgtctgtcgctctctctctgtctgtcgctctctctgtctgtctgtctgtctgtctgtctgtctgtctgtcgctcgctctctcgctcgctctgtctgtcgtctgtcgctcgctcgctctcgctcgctctgtctgtcgctcgctctctctctctgtctgtcgctcgctctctctctctctctgtctgtcgctcgctcgctctctctctctctctgtctgtcgctcgctctctctctctgtctgtctgtcgctcgctctctctctctgtctgtctgtcgctcgctctctctctctctctgtctgtctgtcgctcgctctctctctctgtctgtcgctcgctcgctcgctctctctctctctctctctctctctctctgtcgctcgctctctctctctctctctctctctctgtcgctcgctctctctctctctctctctctctctctctgtctgtcgctcgctctctctctctgtcgctctctctctctctctctgtctgtcgctcgctctctctgtctgtcgctcgctcgctctctctctgctcgctctctctctgctcgctcgctctctgctcgctcgctctctctctgctcgctcgctctctctctgctcgctcgctctctctctgctcgctcgctctctctctgctcgctcgctctctctctgtcgctctctctctgtcgctctctctctctctgagcagaAGTCTAGACATGTAGTGTCAACGGGGAGGTCATCACGTTATGAAGAGCAGGAGTCTAGACATGTAGTGTCAACAGGGAGGTCATCACGTTATGAAGAGCAGAAGTCTAGACAGGGTTTGTTTTTTTGGTCACTGCTCAGTATTGAATCTCAAATTTCCCACGAATAAAATGATTTGGACTCGACTCGTGTTAGTTGACTCAGATGTGTTTACTACTGTAGCTAAAACCTGCACACCATGTATCCTTCAGGACCAGGGTTCACCATGTCTACTAGTGTCTTCTACTGTCTGGGGTTAagaaaacatttgtaaaaaatgaAGACGTCTTGATTTGCGTAGGTCGCAAGCCCAGAGTTACTACTTGGTGGAAGAGACCATTACAGTTGGGAATTTTTGGGAATAAGAGCCTGCCAACTTTGCACAGCTCTCAGCAAAATGTAAAGACTGTGGGATGTGTAGACTAGTGTAAAGACTGTGGGATGTGTAGACTAGTGTAAAGACTGTGGGATGTGTAGACTAGTGTAAAGACTGTGGGATGTGTAGACTAGTGTAAAGACTGTGGGATGTGTAGACTAGTGTAAAGACTGTGGGATGTGTAGACTAGTGTAAAGACTGTGGGATGTGTAGACTAGTGTAAAGACTGTGGGATGTGTAGACACTAGTGTAAAGACTGGGATGTGTAGACACTAGTGTAAAGACTGTGGGATGTGTAGACGCTAGTGTAAAGACTGTGGGATGTGTAGACGCTAGTGTAAAGACTGTGGGATGTGTAGACGCTAGTGTAAAGACTGTGGGATGTGTAGACGCTAGTGTAAAGACTGTGGGATGTGTAGACGCTAGTGTAAAGACTGTGGGATGTGTAGACGCTAGTGTAAAGACTGTGGGATGTGTAGACGCTAGTGTAAAGACTGTGGGATGTGTAGACGCTAGTGTAAAGACTGTGGGATGTGTAGACGCTAGTGTAAAGACTGCGCTAGGGATGTGTAGACGCTAGTGTAAAGACTGCGCTAGGGATGTGTAGACGCTAGTGTAAAGACTGTGGGATGTGTAGACGCTAGTGTAAAGACTGGGATGTGTAGACGCTAGTGTAAAGACTGTGGGATGTGTAGACGCTAGTGTAAAGACTGTGGGATGTGTAGACGCTAGTGTAAAGACTGTGGGATGTGTAGACGCTAGTGTAAAGACTGTGGGATGTGTAGACGCTAGTGTAAAGACTGTGGGATGTGTAGACGCTAGTGTAAAGACTGTGGGATGTGTAGACGCTAGTGTAAAGACTGCGCTAGGGATGTGTAGACTAGTGTAAAGACTGTGGGATGTGTAGACTAGTGTAAAGACTGCGCTAGGGATGTGTAGACTAGTGTAAAGACTGTGGGATGTGTAGACTAGTGTAAAGACTGTGGGATGTGTAGACGCTAGTGTAAAGACTGTGGGATGTGTAGACGCTAGTGTAAAGACTGCGCTAGGGATGTGTAGACGCTAGTGTAAAGACTGTGGGATGTGTAGACGCTAGTGTAAAGACTGGGATGTGTAGACGCTAGTGTAAAGACTGTGGGATGTGTAGACGCTAGTGTAAAGACTGTGGGATGTGTAGACGCTAGTGTAAAGACTGTGGGATGTGTAGACGCTAGTGTAAAGACTGTGGGATGTGTAGACGCTAGTGTAAAGACTGCGCTAGGGATGTGTAGACTAGTGTAAAGACTGTGGGATGTGTAGACTAGTGTAAAGACTGCGCTAGGGATGTGTAGACTAGTGTAAAGACTGCGCTAGGGATGTGTAGACTAGTGTAAAGACTGTGGGATGTGTAGACTAGTGTAAAGACTGTGGGATGTGTAGACTAGTGTAAAGACTGTGGGATGTGTAGACTAGTGTCTGTATCACCAGTTTGCTTGAGTTtcttcctccttttcctccaCAGCCCACCGCTGACTcccacctcccccaccctcccagTGACCCCCGTCTCGCCTCGTGTCCCAGCGGGACTTGCCAGACACACATGCAACCACCTGCACACCATCGGAGGCATGGGGGGCCTCAGCAGCGTCTGCAACCGCTGCAATCACAAAAAGTGGCCCCTGATGAGGCACGTGTCCACCAAGAGGATAGTAGACAGGAGGAGCCACGGAGAGGTCACTGTGTTGGCTGTGGGGAGGTGAGAGATCATAAGTGGTttccatgtatttgataccattccgctcccaaccattaccacgagcccatccttcccaattaaggtgccaccaacctcctgtggtctaTAGAGAAGTCTTGTCTGTGTGAGagggatgactgtgtgtgtgtgcgcgcgcgcgtgtgaaTTATTTTCTCTCAGAGAGCCAGTTGAAGTGAAGTGTATCAAGTCATCCTCCCTGCCTGCTTCCTGTCCTGTAGAGGAACTGATCTGAATGCTGAGGGACCTGGTGCTTTTTCCATTAGCTCATCCAGATAAATGGAAGTGTATGTACGGGGCCACACTGAGCAGGGAGGGAATAGCCATCACCTGATTTGAATTGAATCTGTGTAGTGCCGTGCCAGAGTGATGTCTCGTGTTGAGCTCCTCAGTGAGAATCATAACATAGGCCCTGGTCCAAGAGGTCTTATAGCGCCGATAACAGCACactatactgtattttataatcTACTGGTACTGATgcacggaccggtttgggtttttacttctACATCCTGTTAAATCCACGTCAATCAGTGTGGATGAAGGTGGAGGAGACGTGCTAAAGAAGGATTGttaggggcctcccgagtggtgcagtggtctaaggccctgcatcgcagtgctagctgagACACTAGACAttctggttcgagtccaggctctgtcgcagccgtccgggagacccatgggggtGGCGCACAGTTGGcgcagcgtcgtccgggttaggggggagggtttggctgtcccattgcgcaccagcgactcctgtggcgggccgagcgtagtgcacgctgacatggtcgccaggtgtacggtgtctCCTCAGAAGCGTATGTGCGCCTGGCTTCAGAAGAGATAGATAGACAACTATTAGAATAAATATATCTGAGTAGTTGATTTCTCCAGTTATTGTCAGTTGCATGTTGATTCCCATGGTGTTATGTCCTCTTTATCACCAGTGTCATGTCCTCTTTATCACCAGTGTCATGTCCTCTTTATCACCAGTGTCATGTCCTCTTTATCACCAGTGTCATGTCCTCTTTATCACCAGTGTCATGTCCTCTTTATCACCAGTGTCATGTCCTCTTTATCACCAGTGTCATGTCCTCTTTATCACCAGTGTCATGTCCTCTTTATCACCAGTGTCATGTCCTCTTTATCACCAGTGTCATGTCCTCTTTATCACCAGTGTCATGTCCTCTTTATCACCAGTGTCATGTCCTCTTTATCACCAGTGTCATGTCCTCTTTATCACCAGTGTCATGTCCTCTTTATCACCAGTGTCATGTCCTCTTTATCACCAGTGTCATGTCCTCTTTATCACCAGTGTCATGTCCTCTTTATCACCAGTGTCATGTCCTCTTTATCACCAGTGTCATGTCCTCTTTATCACCAGTGTCATGTCCTCTTTATCACCAGTGTCATGTCCTCTTTATCACCAGTGTCATGTCCTCTTTATCACCAGTGTTATGTCCTCTTTATCACCAGTGTCATGTCCTCTTTATCACCAGTGTCATGTCCTCTTTATCACCAGTGTTATGTCCTCTTTATCACCAGTGTTATGTCCTCTTTATCACCAGTGTCATGTCCTCTTTATCACCAGTGTTATGTCCTCTTTATCACCAGTGTTATGCTATGATCCCTGCCAGGTTCCGGGTTACAAAGTGTGACAAGGAGAGGCCTGTCAGAGAAAGGAGGACCATGCTCAGCACGGACTCCAACGGGAGTCTTCCCGCGTCTCCTACGGAGAAGCAACCCTTTGAGGGCAGGACCATCTCTGAGTCACATCAGGTCTGTCTGAGAGTGACATTCAGTCCGATTCACCCCGCGTACACACAGGTTTTCATCCAATAGGGTCTGTCTATAGTGACATGGACCAAACTCCAAGGCATCTCTGTATTTGAAGAGTCTGTATTTGAGGCATTTTTCATTAACTTCCTGCATTGACTaggtaccggcaccccctgtatatagccttgctattgttaccttttaaaaatatatttttcactttagtttatttggtaaatattttcttaactcttcttgaactgcactgttggttaagggctttgtaaagtcagcttttcacggtaaggtctacacgtgttgtatttggcgcacgtgacaaagtTTGAAGTGTGATTTCCTCCTCCCCTTTCCGTTAGGATCAGAAGGAAGACGGTGCTGATCCAAAGTGACAGGAACCAACGTGGCTTTCTATTGGGCTCCGAAGTTCTGTCCAAGCTGGTTTATCTGGGCCTCCTTAAGTAACATCTTCCTCCTTTTGATAAAACGTCCTCATTTCCTCTACAGAGCAGCGCATGGCTTCCTGAAGAGAGCCACGGGGGGAATATGATCATTTGCAACACTTTTTAAACCCAGAATGGGACCGTAGAGAAGCATCGGCGCGCGAAGAGCAGCAGAGGCGTTCCAGGGGTaaatccctccctgtctcctttgATGGCCAGACGAGACGAgacagtggtgttgatggtgaaTTAGAGGATGAAGATGAGACCGGTTGGACCTCTGTCTCGGGCAGGGTAGCGGAAAGGGTGTCAGGTATGACATGTTAGAAAGAGCCATTGTGCCGTTCATCAGACAGTGAGTCACTGGTAGTGCCACCCCCCACCACACCCTCTCGTCACCAAAGATGTGGAAACCACCACGAAACGTTAATGATTGATATTTTTTTCTTCCCGATTCTGCTGCCAAGGAGGAAAACCCACAAACGCTCACCTGACCAGGAAGTTGAGATTGCATTGGGGGTTGTGTGAGCCAAGAGCCAATAAACTGTGCATTGTGTTGGCGCCAAATACACAATCTCTGCCTCGCCTTCATGTCCACTTCTGACCCTCTGGGCAAAGACGGGTTGAATCCAAGTTGTTTTCACCTCATTTAAACCCCCAGAATATAtcatgatgttgaatcaatgtgaaAAACTagttggatttgcaaaaagtcatcaacgtaagtGAATTTAtaaaaaagaaaaacatttttaaaaatcacccaactttgaacctaaatccagTGACAGTGAtttatttgtattgtttttttattttatttttttacgttagttgacaactcaaccaataATAATGTTGAACTGActgcttccaattggctcatttccccctcctctcccctgtaactattccccaggtcgttgctgtaaatgaggtGCTCTCAGGACGATCTAGTCCCCCCTCCTTCTAGAACTCCAATGGAGTACATTAACTAGGTTTATATGGTGAGGAGAAATTTCCTCatcacctttaaaaaaaaaaaattaaaaaaaaattaataTATTTTTGTTGTCACGGTGACGCATGGAACCGCTTCTGATTCCACCCCAATGAAACGACCTATTTTAATTGGCCATTGACTCGTCTCTTTGCCAATACTACGTATGGTTTTCTATTCAGAGGAGCTGAACAAATCCATTTTAAACTTCAGTAGGAGGCCTTTAAAATGCACATATTTTTCCTTGATCGATGCACAGACAGTCTTCGTCGGAACAGCTAGTAGCAGCTGTCTTGTGTGTCTCACTGAGTTTGCGTACGGTGGTATGTGGTGGGGATGTTGACTTCGTGTGAGAGaattatttttttgtgtgtgtgtgtgtgcggattTTTCAACGTGAATCATGAggtcaaatgttttgttttctatggtGAATAAGGTTTTTTCTTTTAGTCCATGACTTAGATACATGAACCATTACCTTTaggaacaaaaaaaaaaacctcttttaaaaaaaaatctagaaCAGGAGCTGAACCTAAATTATTATACAATgcaaaaaaagatatatatttcTCAGTGAGGAGAAGTAATGTCTTGTGATCAAATGTGTTAAAATGTAATTTATACTGTAACAATTAATCTATTGTCTCCCCATTTGCCATGAATTGTAAACAAATGTCAAAGTATGTTAAAACGGACAGTGTTTTAAATGAACCCATACCAAAGCCCAAACTATTTTCTGGGCGGGATGACTTTTTAAGCTTTCCATTCGTCAACGAGTAGGCCTACATTGACCTGAACAACGTACAACATACGGCACTCCAATCCAAATCTACCATCAGACACAAAACAAACGAAAAGGGTTTCAACCGTCTCAAAAGTATTCCCAGTGAACGTCTCCTCTCCTCGCGGATGAAGGAAGAAGAGACCAGTCCACTTTAGGCTTTTGAGGAATGTCGGACCTTTTTTGGCGAATTTTAAAACTGGAATGGCTTTCATCTAAGAGCTTTAATATTAATTAAACATTTTCTTTTTAGGATTTTCTCCAAAAAGCATCTGTTTATGTGGAATGGGAATGTTTTGAGTGTCTGACCTATTCAGTATCATTCAATGTGTTTTGTTCTTTGCTCTCATGTTTGCTTTGGAGACTGTATCGTCTTATCACAACCTTTTAAACTGTTGtatgaaaatgtatttaaaaaaataaagcaaattgactgaaaaaaaaaacatttaatgttTTTGCCATTTTATGTTGAGTTGACACGAATAAAAAAAAACTACTATAGAATTTAATGATGTTTTTTAAGGAGAGATGTGACATGTTTTTAACTCATTTAAATTGATTAAACCACCTTTGTGTTTTGAAGTCTTCTCTTCAGTCATCTTTTCTATTCTTCCTCATCCCCTCTATCACATTGTCTATTTTCAGTATTCAATAACCTgtcatttctctttctctctctctccctctctctctctctctccatatcctgCCCTCCTCGTGATTACTTATCGCGGTCGTTTTTAATAGATGTTCTTTCCTTTGTCTAGATGTCATAGTGTTGCCAGATGGAGGTAACTAGATGTTTGTTCTTTCCTTTGTCTTGATGTCATAGTGTTGCCAGATGGAGGTAACGAGATGTTTGTTCTTTCCTTTGTCTTGATGTCATAGTGTTGCCAGATGGAGGAGGTAACTAGATGTTTGTTCTTTCCTTTGTCTTGATGTCATAGTGTTGCCAGATGGAGGTAACTAGATGTTTGTTCTTTCCTTTGTCTTGATGTCATAGTGTTGCCAGATGGAGGTAACGAGATGTTTGTTCTTTCCTTTGTCTTGATGTCATAGTGTTGCCAGATGGAGGAGGTAACTAGATGTTTGTTCTTTCCTTTGTCTTGATGTCATAGTGTTGCCAGATGGAGGTAACTAGATGTTTGTTCTTTCCTTTGTCTTGATGTCATAGTGTTGCCAGATGGAGGAGGTAACTAGATGTTTGTTCTTTCCTTTGTCTTGATGTCATAGTGTTGCCAGATGGAGGAGGTAACGAGAT encodes:
- the rell1 gene encoding RELT-like protein 1 isoform X3, producing the protein MANSTGISVVPPGQTAGGGSSAGDNHVNPEYIAFVLVPVFFLLGLLGVLVCHVLKRKGYRCTTEAEDEEEAARVAEAEKKDLEMCTELNDTYSESNDDTVGQIVQYIMKNEANSDALQAMVPENSIDSEGPPLTPTSPTLPVTPVSPRVPAGLARHTCNHLHTIGGMGGLSSVCNRCNHKKWPLMRHVSTKRIVDRRSHGEVTVLAVGRFRVTKCDKERPVRERRTMLSTDSNGSLPASPTEKQPFEGRTISESHQDQKEDGADPK
- the rell1 gene encoding RELT-like protein 1 isoform X4, which codes for MANSTGISVVPRQTAGGGSSAGDNHVNPEYIAFVLVPVFFLLGLLGVLVCHVLKRKGYRCTTEAEDEEEAARVAEAEKKDLEMCTELNDTYSESNDDTVGQIVQYIMKNEANSDALQAMVPENSIDSEGPPLTPTSPTLPVTPVSPRVPAGLARHTCNHLHTIGGMGGLSSVCNRCNHKKWPLMRHVSTKRIVDRRSHGEVTVLAVGRFRVTKCDKERPVRERRTMLSTDSNGSLPASPTEKQPFEGRTISESHQDQKEDGADPK